In one window of Frigoriglobus tundricola DNA:
- a CDS encoding S26 family signal peptidase: protein MATATAEAHDEKKKTPRDPAREVVETIVFVVVLVLLLKLFVTEAFVIPTGSMAETLYGYQKIIPCPKCGHEFPVNSHDEVEANQQTREKHKLVGYCCPNCRYQGRVDDLTPPPHNRTGDRVLVLKPLYHIQPPHRGDVVVFKYPEAPQENHIAANYIKRAMGFGGETIAIHRGKLFVTTSLQYPPGPLFPRPESPLDLWRPQYMYANSGEAERLFEASRRAGFPAGPIAALPEPLKAHFKPVLDEGFPADRAGFVEIRKEAPQLLADRRIVWDNDKQPKDLAGVTPSRWAPDRSTPTGRWNADNAQQPRAFSHNGGEMDWVRYQHLVWKAEGGRLVPWRWPDRDGAKPVAGPVDNMLGYNAGIDLNPINREEHSRDSGPDATRWVGDLTLECEVEIPAGSEVVLELSKGVNRFQAKFGNGLVALARVGEKGPEFGTPSRPCKVTAGTFKLRFANVDNRLSVWVDEKRIDFGTEGDYSPIEKDTFDALDPQHEGWTRENDIDAPASIGARGPVAGIRGIKVFRDVYYTRNSTDQSGADIFYVQPGHYMCLGDNSAQSSDSRKWGVVPDRLMLGKAVFVFFPVDRVGFIK, encoded by the coding sequence ATGGCTACCGCAACCGCCGAAGCGCACGACGAGAAGAAGAAGACGCCGCGCGACCCGGCCCGTGAGGTGGTCGAAACGATCGTGTTCGTCGTCGTGCTGGTGCTGCTGCTCAAGCTCTTCGTCACCGAGGCGTTCGTCATCCCCACCGGGTCGATGGCCGAGACGCTGTACGGCTACCAGAAGATCATCCCCTGCCCGAAGTGCGGCCACGAGTTCCCGGTCAACTCGCACGACGAGGTCGAGGCCAACCAGCAGACGCGGGAAAAGCACAAGCTCGTCGGCTACTGCTGCCCCAACTGCCGGTACCAGGGCCGCGTCGACGACCTGACCCCCCCACCGCATAACCGCACCGGCGACCGCGTGCTGGTCCTCAAGCCGCTGTACCACATCCAGCCGCCCCATCGCGGTGACGTGGTGGTGTTCAAGTACCCCGAGGCGCCGCAGGAGAACCACATCGCGGCCAACTACATCAAGCGGGCGATGGGCTTCGGCGGCGAAACGATCGCCATCCACCGCGGCAAGTTGTTCGTGACGACCTCACTCCAATACCCGCCCGGACCGCTGTTCCCCCGACCCGAGAGCCCGCTCGATCTGTGGCGCCCGCAGTACATGTACGCCAACAGCGGGGAGGCGGAGCGGCTGTTCGAAGCGTCGCGCCGGGCCGGGTTCCCGGCCGGACCGATTGCGGCGCTGCCCGAACCACTCAAGGCGCACTTCAAGCCGGTCCTGGACGAAGGGTTCCCCGCCGACCGGGCCGGGTTCGTCGAGATCCGCAAGGAGGCACCGCAACTGCTCGCCGACCGGCGGATCGTGTGGGACAACGACAAACAGCCCAAAGACCTGGCCGGTGTGACCCCGTCGCGCTGGGCGCCGGACCGCAGCACACCGACGGGCCGGTGGAACGCGGACAACGCGCAGCAGCCACGGGCCTTTTCACACAACGGCGGCGAAATGGACTGGGTCCGGTACCAGCACCTCGTTTGGAAGGCCGAGGGCGGCCGGCTCGTGCCGTGGCGGTGGCCGGACAGGGACGGCGCGAAGCCCGTCGCCGGGCCGGTCGATAACATGCTCGGTTACAATGCCGGGATCGACCTCAACCCGATCAACCGTGAGGAGCACAGCCGCGACAGCGGGCCGGACGCGACCCGCTGGGTCGGCGACCTGACGCTGGAATGCGAGGTCGAAATCCCCGCCGGTTCGGAGGTCGTTCTCGAACTCTCGAAGGGGGTGAACCGCTTCCAGGCCAAGTTCGGCAACGGGCTGGTCGCGCTGGCCCGCGTCGGAGAGAAGGGGCCGGAATTCGGCACCCCGTCCCGCCCCTGTAAGGTGACCGCCGGCACCTTCAAGCTCCGCTTCGCAAACGTGGACAACCGCCTGTCGGTGTGGGTGGACGAGAAGCGGATCGACTTCGGCACCGAGGGCGACTACAGCCCGATCGAAAAGGACACCTTCGACGCCCTCGACCCCCAGCACGAAGGGTGGACGAGGGAAAACGACATCGACGCGCCGGCGAGCATCGGCGCGCGGGGGCCGGTCGCGGGCATCCGCGGTATTAAGGTGTTCCGGGACGTGTATTACACCCGCAACAGCACCGACCAGAGCGGCGCGGACATCTTCTACGTCCAACCGGGCCACTACATGTGCTTGGGCGACAACAGCGCGCAGAGTTCCGACAGCCGCAAGTGGGGCGTGGTCCCGGACCGGCTCATGCTCGGCAAGGCGGTGTTCGTGTTCTTCCCGGTCGATCGGGTCGGGTTCATCAAGTGA
- a CDS encoding acyl-CoA thioesterase produces MLTGEIQIRVRYAETDRMGLLHHANYLVYFEQARTELLRARGRTYKDMEDQGFFLVVAKLEVKYKLPAHYDDVLTIRTTVTKDSPVRLEHKYEVLRDGALLAEGFSTLACVGRDGKLRQMPGWLSGTE; encoded by the coding sequence ATGCTCACGGGCGAAATTCAGATCCGGGTGCGGTACGCCGAGACGGACCGGATGGGCCTGCTGCACCACGCGAACTACCTCGTGTACTTCGAGCAGGCGCGAACGGAGTTGCTCCGCGCCCGCGGCCGGACGTATAAGGACATGGAGGACCAGGGGTTCTTCCTCGTCGTGGCGAAGCTGGAAGTGAAGTACAAGCTCCCGGCCCACTACGACGACGTGCTGACGATCCGCACCACGGTCACGAAGGACAGCCCGGTCCGATTGGAACACAAGTACGAGGTGCTGCGCGACGGCGCGCTCCTGGCCGAGGGGTTCAGCACGCTCGCGTGCGTGGGCCGCGACGGCA
- a CDS encoding TlpA family protein disulfide reductase has protein sequence MRRILLLSVSLLALTSVLACSGPAADEPGKDVSVSEVKFDDLDKAITASKGKVVLVDFWATWCGPCVKKFPHFVETHNKYKAKGLTCVSVSMDPKGKDDKYDKDAVLKFLKDKGAAFPNYVLLGYRDDEEKVTKRFGLDGGIPFQALFGKNGKKVWDSEQQALKDEELDKLIAAELAK, from the coding sequence GTGCGCCGAATCCTGTTGCTGTCCGTGAGCCTGCTCGCGCTCACCTCGGTTCTGGCCTGCTCCGGCCCGGCCGCCGACGAACCGGGCAAGGACGTCTCGGTTTCGGAAGTGAAGTTCGACGACCTGGATAAAGCGATCACCGCCAGCAAAGGCAAGGTGGTGCTGGTGGACTTCTGGGCGACGTGGTGCGGGCCGTGCGTGAAGAAGTTCCCGCACTTCGTCGAGACGCACAACAAGTACAAGGCCAAAGGGTTGACCTGCGTCAGCGTGAGCATGGACCCGAAGGGCAAAGACGACAAGTACGACAAGGACGCCGTGCTGAAGTTCCTGAAAGACAAGGGCGCGGCGTTCCCGAACTACGTGCTGCTCGGCTACCGCGACGACGAAGAGAAGGTCACCAAGCGCTTCGGCCTCGACGGCGGCATCCCGTTCCAGGCGCTGTTCGGCAAGAACGGCAAGAAGGTGTGGGACAGCGAGCAACAGGCCCTGAAGGACGAGGAACTCGACAAACTGATCGCGGCCGAACTCGCGAAGTGA
- the lepB gene encoding signal peptidase I, producing MDHTEPPPPDSHSPPPPPAVHELPPETAEHRPTPLETHADQPEPEATEHHIKHPVRLLLVVVVVFVGMFLVLRTLAVEPFGVPTGSMAPALIGHHRDGPCPRCGYTVRVGRPSSGNVTAHFTDVVCPNCDQHFSLADAPDLNGDRLLVDKNVYSLRPPRRWEMVVFRCPDTDPKEFGKPYVKRLIGLPGETVSIVDGDVYVNGQIVRKGLAEVRETMFPVFDMTHPPKINGWGVRWLVAPDPDPRLPARATGHAIAAAAPEIQDNALVLDATESPQAMAAVTYRHWHLDERRVDAVRVWNAYDGSPRHFGQLPAAHDFILTCDVEAAANATSEACFACRLFDGADAVTAEITVGPKADGRANLTWENNGGLAAAEGVALRPGRTHRLEFAFVDRRAMLALDGKLVVAPVDLPQVTNRKDVPHPLQLGARGCRVTVRNLKLSRDTHYTQYGEHGTRRPYTLGAKEYFVLGDNSGNSQDSRKWPSPAVPEADFIGKPFLVHQPLRLARISVGGRERVFQTLDWSRLRWLH from the coding sequence ATGGACCACACCGAACCGCCGCCCCCCGATTCCCACAGTCCGCCGCCCCCGCCGGCGGTTCACGAGCTGCCGCCCGAAACCGCCGAGCACCGGCCGACGCCCCTCGAAACGCACGCCGATCAGCCGGAACCCGAGGCCACCGAGCACCACATCAAACACCCGGTCCGGCTCCTGCTCGTCGTCGTGGTGGTGTTCGTCGGCATGTTTCTGGTGCTGCGGACTCTCGCGGTCGAGCCGTTCGGCGTACCCACCGGGAGCATGGCCCCGGCCCTCATCGGTCACCACCGCGACGGCCCGTGCCCGCGGTGCGGGTACACGGTGCGCGTCGGCCGCCCGTCCAGCGGTAACGTCACCGCTCACTTTACCGACGTCGTCTGCCCCAACTGCGACCAGCACTTCTCGCTCGCCGACGCGCCCGACCTCAACGGCGACCGGCTCCTCGTGGACAAGAACGTGTACAGCCTGCGGCCCCCGCGGCGCTGGGAAATGGTCGTGTTCCGCTGCCCGGACACGGACCCGAAGGAGTTCGGGAAGCCCTACGTGAAGCGGCTCATCGGGCTCCCCGGTGAAACCGTCAGCATCGTCGATGGCGACGTGTACGTGAACGGCCAGATCGTCCGGAAGGGGCTGGCGGAGGTGCGCGAGACGATGTTCCCGGTGTTCGACATGACGCACCCGCCGAAAATCAACGGGTGGGGCGTGCGGTGGCTGGTCGCCCCCGACCCGGACCCGCGGCTGCCCGCGCGGGCCACCGGCCACGCGATCGCGGCCGCGGCGCCCGAGATTCAGGACAACGCGCTCGTGCTGGACGCCACCGAGTCCCCGCAGGCGATGGCCGCGGTGACCTACCGCCACTGGCACCTCGACGAGCGCCGGGTGGACGCCGTGCGCGTGTGGAACGCCTACGACGGCTCCCCGCGGCACTTCGGCCAGTTGCCCGCCGCCCACGACTTCATCCTGACCTGCGACGTCGAGGCCGCGGCGAACGCGACCAGCGAGGCGTGCTTCGCCTGCCGGCTGTTCGACGGCGCCGACGCGGTGACGGCCGAAATCACCGTCGGCCCCAAGGCGGACGGGCGGGCGAACCTCACCTGGGAGAACAACGGCGGACTCGCCGCCGCAGAGGGCGTGGCGCTGCGGCCCGGCCGCACGCACCGTCTGGAGTTCGCGTTCGTGGACCGGCGGGCCATGCTGGCCCTGGACGGCAAGCTCGTCGTCGCACCGGTGGATCTGCCGCAAGTCACGAACCGCAAGGACGTTCCGCACCCGCTCCAGCTCGGTGCGCGGGGCTGTCGCGTCACGGTCCGCAACCTGAAGTTGAGCCGCGACACCCACTACACGCAGTACGGCGAACACGGCACGCGGCGCCCGTACACGCTCGGCGCGAAGGAGTATTTCGTCCTGGGCGACAACAGCGGCAACTCGCAGGACAGCCGGAAATGGCCGTCGCCGGCCGTGCCGGAAGCGGACTTCATCGGTAAACCATTCCTCGTTCACCAGCCGTTGCGGCTCGCACGCATCTCGGTCGGCGGACGCGAGCGGGTGTTCCAGACTCTGGACTGGTCCCGCCTGCGGTGGTTGCACTAG
- a CDS encoding TlpA family protein disulfide reductase, with protein sequence MILDHVLVTESPKMRRFVFVFFGFLLALTGCALPEPASGELPEVRADELEKALDDQKGKVVLVDFWATWCPPCRERFPHFVKTHEKYAGKGLTCMSVSLDNDGPGDGRADKQKVINFLKKHGAKFPNYLLANYQKDAVKVGRRFGLEGSIPFVALFDKTGKKVWDREQKELTDEELDKLIESELAK encoded by the coding sequence ATGATCCTGGATCACGTGCTCGTGACGGAGAGCCCCAAGATGCGCCGGTTCGTCTTCGTCTTCTTCGGGTTCTTGCTCGCCCTCACCGGGTGCGCTCTACCGGAGCCCGCTTCGGGGGAACTGCCCGAGGTGCGCGCCGACGAACTCGAAAAGGCGCTAGACGACCAGAAGGGCAAAGTCGTTCTCGTCGATTTCTGGGCGACGTGGTGCCCGCCGTGCCGCGAGCGCTTCCCCCACTTTGTGAAAACCCACGAGAAATATGCGGGCAAAGGGCTCACGTGCATGAGCGTGAGCCTGGACAATGACGGACCGGGCGACGGTCGGGCCGACAAGCAGAAAGTGATTAACTTCCTCAAGAAGCACGGGGCCAAATTTCCGAACTACCTGCTCGCCAACTATCAGAAGGACGCCGTCAAAGTGGGCCGCCGGTTCGGGCTGGAGGGTTCGATCCCCTTCGTGGCACTGTTCGACAAGACCGGGAAAAAGGTCTGGGACCGGGAGCAGAAGGAACTGACCGACGAGGAACTGGATAAACTGATCGAATCCGAACTGGCGAAGTGA
- the lepA gene encoding translation elongation factor 4 — MPTPTANIRNFCIIAHIDHGKSTLADQFLLKTGTISERDIRAQTLDSMDLERERGITIRMHPVTIYHEYKGTKYELNLIDTPGHVDFNYEVSRSLAACEGAILLADAFQGVQAQTVANGFLAMDAGLKIIPTLNKIDLPHARPDFVIGEMETALMTDPAEVMRVSGKTGVGVEDLLDAVVDRVPAPAGSATAPLKALIYNSHFDTYKGVVVYIRLMDGSIKPGSRIKMMRSGREYVVTDMGQFRPDMVKCEELSAGQVGYFTANIKNIENVNIGDTVTEAANPTAEPLAGYKEPKPMVYSGLFPVNNNEFEDLREALGKLKLNDSSFTFQPEVSDGLGFGFRCGFLGMLHREIIQQRLEQDSNLNLVQTAPNVTFEIKKRDGEVMIVHGPQEVPDAGLIEEFREPIVRISFLIPAANIGALMGMCTDRRGTFIRTEYLSQQRVILVYEMPLAEVIYDLYDKLKSVTHGYGTMDYEVLGFKSADLVKMDILVHGQKVDALSVIVHRTSAERRGRLILKKLREEIDRHLFEVALQAAIGARVVARENIAAMRKNVTAKCYGGDITRKRKLWAKQAEGKKRMKQIGQVEVPQEAFLAVLESDE, encoded by the coding sequence ATGCCGACGCCGACCGCGAACATTCGCAACTTCTGCATCATCGCCCACATCGACCACGGCAAAAGCACGCTGGCCGACCAGTTCCTGCTGAAAACCGGCACCATTTCGGAGCGCGACATCCGGGCGCAGACGCTCGACAGCATGGACCTGGAGCGCGAGCGCGGCATCACCATCCGCATGCACCCGGTCACGATCTACCACGAGTACAAGGGTACAAAGTACGAACTGAACCTGATCGACACCCCCGGCCACGTCGATTTCAACTACGAGGTGTCGCGGTCACTGGCGGCGTGCGAGGGCGCGATCCTGCTGGCCGATGCGTTCCAGGGCGTCCAGGCGCAGACGGTGGCCAACGGGTTCCTGGCGATGGACGCCGGGCTGAAGATCATCCCCACGCTGAACAAGATCGACCTGCCGCACGCGCGCCCCGATTTCGTCATCGGCGAAATGGAAACCGCGCTCATGACCGACCCCGCCGAAGTGATGCGGGTCAGCGGGAAGACGGGCGTCGGGGTGGAGGACCTCCTGGACGCGGTCGTCGACCGGGTCCCGGCCCCCGCCGGGTCCGCGACCGCGCCCCTCAAGGCGCTGATTTACAACAGCCACTTCGACACCTACAAGGGCGTCGTCGTGTACATCCGCTTGATGGACGGCTCCATCAAGCCGGGGTCGCGCATCAAGATGATGCGCAGCGGCCGCGAGTACGTCGTCACCGACATGGGCCAGTTCCGGCCCGACATGGTGAAGTGCGAGGAACTGTCCGCCGGGCAGGTCGGCTACTTCACCGCGAACATCAAGAACATCGAGAACGTCAACATCGGCGACACCGTCACGGAGGCGGCCAACCCCACGGCCGAGCCGCTGGCGGGGTACAAGGAGCCCAAGCCGATGGTGTACTCCGGGCTGTTCCCGGTGAACAACAACGAGTTCGAGGACCTGCGCGAGGCGCTCGGCAAGCTGAAGCTCAACGACTCGAGCTTCACCTTCCAGCCCGAGGTGTCCGACGGCCTCGGGTTCGGCTTCCGCTGCGGGTTCCTGGGGATGCTCCACCGCGAGATCATCCAGCAGCGCCTGGAGCAGGACAGCAACCTGAACCTGGTGCAGACCGCGCCGAACGTGACGTTCGAGATCAAGAAGCGGGACGGCGAGGTGATGATCGTCCACGGCCCGCAGGAGGTGCCGGACGCGGGGCTCATCGAGGAGTTCCGCGAGCCGATCGTGCGGATCAGCTTCCTCATCCCGGCGGCGAACATCGGCGCCCTGATGGGCATGTGTACCGACCGCCGCGGCACCTTCATCCGCACCGAGTACCTGAGCCAGCAGCGCGTCATCCTCGTGTACGAGATGCCGCTCGCGGAGGTGATCTACGACCTGTACGACAAGCTCAAGTCGGTGACCCACGGCTACGGCACGATGGACTACGAGGTGCTCGGCTTCAAGTCGGCGGACCTGGTGAAGATGGACATCCTCGTTCACGGGCAGAAGGTGGACGCGCTCTCGGTCATCGTTCACCGCACGAGCGCCGAGCGCCGCGGCCGGCTCATCCTCAAGAAGCTCCGCGAGGAGATCGACCGCCACCTGTTTGAGGTGGCGCTCCAGGCCGCGATCGGCGCGCGCGTCGTGGCCCGCGAGAACATCGCCGCGATGCGGAAGAACGTGACCGCGAAGTGCTACGGCGGCGACATCACCCGCAAGCGCAAGCTCTGGGCGAAGCAGGCCGAGGGCAAGAAGCGCATGAAGCAGATCGGCCAGGTCGAGGTGCCGCAGGAGGCGTTCCTCGCGGTGCTGGAATCGGACGAGTAG
- a CDS encoding Flp family type IVb pilin, whose product MKSIAKKMVSFLKAEDGPTAVEYAVMLALIVVVCIAAITTLGQNANSTFSFVGSAIKPPSAS is encoded by the coding sequence ATGAAGTCCATTGCCAAAAAGATGGTGTCGTTCTTGAAGGCGGAAGATGGCCCGACGGCCGTCGAGTACGCCGTCATGCTGGCCCTCATCGTCGTGGTGTGCATCGCCGCCATCACCACCCTCGGCCAGAACGCCAACAGCACCTTCTCCTTCGTCGGCTCCGCCATCAAGCCGCCGTCCGCGAGCTGA